A region from the Canis lupus dingo isolate Sandy chromosome 9, ASM325472v2, whole genome shotgun sequence genome encodes:
- the DNAI2 gene encoding dynein axonemal intermediate chain 2: MEIVYVYVKKRSEFGKQCNFSDRQAELNIDIPPNPELAEQFVERNPVDKGIQCSTSMSEHEANTERFEMETRGINHVEGGWPKDVNPLELEQTIRFRKKVEKDENYINTIMQLGSIMEHCIKQNNAIDIYQEYFDDEDAVEVTEEAPSAKTINVFRDPQEIKRSATHLSWHPDGNRKLAVAYSCLNFQRAPEGMSHESYIWDLENPNKPEIVLKPSSPLVTLEYNPKDSHVLLGGCYNGQLACWDTRKGSLVAELSTIEFSHRDPVYGSIWLQSKTGTECFSASTDGQVMWWDIRKMSEPTEVVILDITRKEQLESALGAISLEFESTLPTKFMVGTEQGIVISCNRKAKTSAEKIVCTFSGHHGPIYALQRNPFYPKNFLTVGDWTARIWSEDSRESSIMWTKYHMAYLTDGAWSPVRPAVFFTTKMDGTLDIWDFVFKQCEPALSLKVCDEALFCLRVQDNGCFIACGSQLGTTTLLEVSNGLCTLQRNEKNTASSIFERETRREKILEARHREMRLKEKGKVEGKEDDQREEEPILTLEELVTKAEEEFFDIIFTELKKKEVEAMKKSKPDLKADEEVEGEDQGEEEAAHVETPT; the protein is encoded by the exons ATGGAGATCGTGTACGTGTACGTCAAGAAGCGAAGCGAGTTTGGGAAGCAATGCAACTTCTCAGACCGCCAGGCCGAGCTGAACATCGACATCCCGCCCAACCCCGAGCTGGCCGAGCAGTTTGTGGAAAGGAACCCCGTGGACAAGGGCATCCAGTGCTCCACTAGCATGTCAGAGCATGAG GCCAACACAGAGCGGTTTGAGATGGAGACCCGGGGGATTAACCACGTCGAGGGGGGCTGGCCCAAGGATGTGAACCCCCTAGAGCTGGAGCAGACCATCCGGTTCCGGAAGAAGGTGGAGAAGGACGAGAACTACATCAACACCATCATGCAGCTCGGCTCG ATCATGGAGCACTGCATCAAGCAGAATAATGCCATCGACATCTACCAGGAGTATTTTGACGACGAGGATGCAGTAGAAGTGACAGAGGAGGCCCCTTCAGCTAAAACCATCAATGTTTTCAG GGATCCCCAGGAGATCAAGCGGTCAGCCACGCATCTCTCCTGGCACCCGGATGGCAACAGGAAGTTGGCAGTGGCATATTCTTGCTTGAATTTTCAACGGGCACCTGAAGGCATGAGCCACGAATCGTACATCTGGGACCTAG AAAATCCCAATAAGCCTGAAATTGTCCTGAAGCCATCTTCTCCTCTTGTCACCTTGGAGTACAACCCCAAAGATTCTCACGTGCTTTTGGGAGGCTGCTACAACGGGCAGCTCG CCTGTTGGGACACCCggaagggcagcctggtggcGGAGCTGTCCACCATTGAGTTCAGCCATCGAGACCCTGTGTATGGCAGCATCTGGCTGCAGTCGAAGACCGGCACTGAATGCTTCTCAGCATCCACAGATGGGCAG GTCATGTGGTGGGATATCCGAAAGATGAGCGAACCCACCGAGGTGGTGATCCTGGACATTACCAGGAAGGAGCAGTTGGAGAGCGCCTTGGGAGCCATCTCCCTGGAGTTTGAGTCTACCTTG CCAACCAAGTTCATGGTGGGCACCGAGCAAGGCATTGTCATCTCCTGCAACCGCAAGGCCAAGACGTCAGCCGAGAAGATTGTGTGCACCTTCTCAGGCCACCATGGCCCCATTTATGCCCTCCAGAGAAATCCATTCTACCCAAAGAACTTCCTGACAGTCGGTGACTGGACCGCCCGCATCTGGTCAGAGGACAGCCGGGAGTCATCCATCATGTGGACCAA GTACCACATGGCTTACCTCACCGATGGTGCCTGGAGCCCAGTGAGGCCGGCAGTTTTCTTCACCACCAAGATGGATGGGACCCTGGACATCTGGGACTTTGTGTTCAAGCAATGTGAACCTGCCCTCAGTCTGAAG GTGTGTGACGAGGCCCTCTTCTGCCTCCGGGTGCAGGACAACGGGTGTTTCATCGCCTGCGGTTCCCAGCTGGGCACCACCACGCTGCTGGAAGTCTCCAATGGGCTGTGCACACTCCAGAGGAACGAGAAGAACACAGCTTCCTCT ATATTTGAGCGGGAGACCCGGCGGGAGAAGATTCTGGAGGCCAGGCACCGGGAGATGCGGCTGAAGGAGAAAGGCAAGGTGGAGGGCAAGGAGGACgaccagagggaggaggagcccaTCCTCACCCTGGAGGAGCTAGTCACCAAGGCCGAGGAGGAGTTCTTCGACATCATCTTCACGGAGCTGAAGAAGAAGGAGGTGGAAGCCATGAAGAAGTCAAAGCCT GATCTGAAGGCAGACgaagaggtggaaggagaggacCAAGGGGAGGAAGAAGCTGCCCATGTCGAGACTCCAACCTAG